The DNA sequence CACAAGCTTGCCAGATAGGCAATCTTTTTTCCATCAGCAAAATAGATAAAATAAAAAATACAAAAAATTTGTCCATGGCAGGATCTAAAATAGCTCCAAGCCTTGTAACAGCTCGACGCTTGCGTGCTAAGTAACCATCTACAATATCGGTTATCATGGCTAGGATAATAGCAGTAATACGTACAGGAATGCTTTCATACAAAAACAAAAATGCTAAAGGAGCACGCAAAAGTGATAAGCTATTTGATAAACCAATCATAATTAGATTTTTTGACTCATTTTGATTTAAAA is a window from the Candidatus Rhabdochlamydia porcellionis genome containing:
- a CDS encoding CDP-alcohol phosphatidyltransferase family protein, with protein sequence MIGLSNSLSLLRAPLAFLFLYESIPVRITAIILAMITDIVDGYLARKRRAVTRLGAILDPAMDKFFVFFILSILLMEKRLPIWQACAIVSRDFFLCLFGLYLSFRSAWEGYRFESIRWGKVSTALQFFILIGLAIGYRFPSYLYLLFITLGLLAFVELFKRQLLVVK